The stretch of DNA GGAACCCTGCCCGGGATTGCAGCAGGTCGACGGCCTGACGATTCGGGGATACCTCGGTCACCTTCACAAACGGAACAGCAGGTCGACCATCGCCAGGAAACTGTCGGCCATCCGGTCATTTTTCAAATACGCCGTCAGGATGGGGCATCTGTCCGCCAGCCCGGCGGACTCGGTCCTGACACCGAAGCAGAACCGGCCGGTACCGTCCTATCTGCCGGTGGACGACATGTTCCGGCTGCTGGATTCCATTGCAGAGGATACCCTGCTGGGGATTAGAAACCGCGCCATTTTCGAGATCCTTTACTCCAGTGGCGTGCGTATTTCCGAATTGGCCGGTTTGAACATGGAGGATGTCGACTTCAGGGACGGGTCGCTGCGTGTAACGGGCAAGGGAAACAAGGAGCGCATCGTTCCGGTGGGAAGGAAGGCGCTGAACTCCCTCGAGGCCTACAGGAAACGGCTGGCTGCAGAAAAAGGGGCGGTTTTGAAGCGACGGAACCGTGAAAACGGCGACCCTGCTTTTCTCAATAAAAATTACGGCCGGCTGACGGCGCGTTCCATGGCCAGGATTTTAGAAAAGGTTTCCAGGGAATGCGGCATCCCCGTACCGGTGTCGCCCCATGGTTTTCGCCATTCGTTTGCCACCCACATGTTGGACGGCGGCGCCGATCTGCGGGTCGTTCAGGAGCTCCTGGGGCACAAGAGCCTTTCGACCACCCAGAAGTACACGCACGTGAGTATCGACCGGCTGATGGAAGCCTATGACAAAGCGCATCCGCGGAAATAGTGCGGCGTGCGCGAACAGTTTAAGCTAAACCTGAATTAGGCTAATATAAGGATTTGAAAATGCAGGAAATTCATGGCACGACTATCCTGGCCGTCCGTCACAAGGGGCGTGTGGCCCTGGCCGGTGACGGGCAGGTCACCATGAACAACACCGTGGTCAAGCACAAGGCCAAAAAGGTCCGGAAGATATACAACGACAGCATCATGGTCGGGTTCGCCGGGGCCACCGCCGATGCCCTCAACCTGTCGGAGCGCCTCGAGGCCAAGCTGGAGCGGTACAATGGAAACCTGACCCGCGCCGCGGTGGAGCTTGCCAGGGACTGGCGTACGGACAAATATCTCCGCCGCCTGGAAGCATTGATGATTGCCATCGATGCGCAGAACATGTTTCTCATTTCGGGGAACGGGGACGTCATCGAACCGGACGAAGGCATCATCGGCATCGGTTCGGGAGGGGTCGCCGCCCAGGCCGCGGCAACAGCCCTGATGCGGCATGCCGACCTGAGTGCGGCCCGAATCGTGGCGTCGGCCATGGAGATTGCGGCCTCGCTCTGTGTTTACACCAATGCTACGGTAACCATCGAGGAATTATAACGTTATTGGAAATGGACATGACAACCACTATGAAGCCGTCGGAGATCGTCAACGCGCTGGACAAATACATCATCGGGCAGGACAAGG from Deltaproteobacteria bacterium encodes:
- a CDS encoding tyrosine recombinase XerC; protein product: MPIKELVAAFIESLATEKGYAANTCRAYHRDLEAFSRYVGKMLRPGDGPGGQEPCPGLQQVDGLTIRGYLGHLHKRNSRSTIARKLSAIRSFFKYAVRMGHLSASPADSVLTPKQNRPVPSYLPVDDMFRLLDSIAEDTLLGIRNRAIFEILYSSGVRISELAGLNMEDVDFRDGSLRVTGKGNKERIVPVGRKALNSLEAYRKRLAAEKGAVLKRRNRENGDPAFLNKNYGRLTARSMARILEKVSRECGIPVPVSPHGFRHSFATHMLDGGADLRVVQELLGHKSLSTTQKYTHVSIDRLMEAYDKAHPRK
- the hslV gene encoding ATP-dependent protease subunit HslV, which codes for MQEIHGTTILAVRHKGRVALAGDGQVTMNNTVVKHKAKKVRKIYNDSIMVGFAGATADALNLSERLEAKLERYNGNLTRAAVELARDWRTDKYLRRLEALMIAIDAQNMFLISGNGDVIEPDEGIIGIGSGGVAAQAAATALMRHADLSAARIVASAMEIAASLCVYTNATVTIEEL